A DNA window from Sphingomonas profundi contains the following coding sequences:
- a CDS encoding thiamine pyrophosphate-dependent dehydrogenase E1 component subunit alpha — MQLSRDDLVKAYRLMRTIRAFEERVFVEFESGNIPGFVHLYSGQEASAVGVCMSLTDADKIGSTHRGHGHCIAKGVEVRGMMHEIYGRRDGVCGGKGGSMHIADFDKGMIGANAIVGGAPPLAVGAALAAKTKGEDSVAVSFTGDGGSNQGTVFEAMNLAVVLQLPVLFVFENNGFGEGTGHDYAVGSRDIAKRAEGFGMPATRVDGTDFFAVYEATREAVTRARAGGGPSAIETVNRRFGGHFCGDPMLYRTAEEREHTRLNKDPLTIFRRRVTEAGLLDGDQLDAVDAAVLAEVDEAARSAGAADFPTARDLETDVYAGAY, encoded by the coding sequence ATGCAGCTGAGCCGAGACGATCTGGTGAAGGCCTACCGGCTGATGCGCACGATCCGCGCCTTCGAGGAGCGCGTGTTCGTGGAGTTCGAGAGCGGCAACATCCCCGGCTTCGTCCATCTCTATTCCGGGCAGGAGGCGTCGGCGGTGGGCGTATGCATGTCCCTGACCGACGCCGACAAGATCGGCAGCACCCATCGCGGCCACGGCCACTGCATCGCCAAGGGCGTGGAGGTGCGCGGCATGATGCACGAGATCTACGGCCGGCGGGACGGGGTGTGCGGCGGCAAGGGCGGATCGATGCACATCGCCGATTTCGACAAGGGCATGATCGGCGCCAACGCCATCGTCGGCGGCGCGCCGCCGCTGGCTGTGGGCGCGGCGCTGGCCGCCAAGACGAAGGGCGAGGACAGCGTGGCGGTATCCTTCACCGGCGATGGCGGATCAAACCAGGGCACCGTGTTCGAGGCGATGAACCTGGCCGTGGTGCTGCAGCTGCCGGTGCTGTTCGTGTTCGAGAATAACGGCTTCGGCGAAGGCACCGGCCACGATTATGCGGTGGGATCGCGGGATATCGCCAAACGCGCCGAGGGCTTCGGCATGCCGGCGACGCGGGTGGACGGCACCGACTTCTTCGCCGTGTACGAGGCGACGCGCGAGGCCGTGACACGCGCGCGGGCCGGCGGCGGGCCATCGGCGATCGAGACCGTCAACCGGCGTTTCGGCGGCCATTTCTGCGGCGATCCGATGCTGTACCGCACGGCCGAGGAGCGCGAGCATACCAGGCTGAACAAGGATCCGCTGACGATCTTCCGCCGCAGGGTGACGGAGGCCGGCCTGCTGGACGGCGATCAGCTGGATGCGGTGGACGCGGCCGTGCTGGCCGAGGTGGACGAGGCGGCGCGATCGGCCGGGGCGGCGGACTTCCCCACGGCGCGCGACCTGGAGACCGACGTCTACGCCGGCGCGTACTGA